In Morganella morganii, the following are encoded in one genomic region:
- a CDS encoding DNA-methyltransferase: protein MKNTVNLNSINLVNDDSLSYIRTLPDNCIDLIATDPPYFQVKTCAWDNQWPDVSAYLSWLDEMLAEFWRVLKPNGSLYLFCGSRLASDTEMLLRERFSVLSHIIWAKPSGPWRRQNKESLRCFFPSTERILFAEHYQGPVKGKGSEYHQRRDELKKNVFTPLIEYFRQARDALGITAKEIDQATGKQMSSHWFGYSQWQLPNEADYRKLQALFQRTAAECQRNNPLYREHNDLVSEQHTLRREYHKLADRYSLLRRYFTVSVDVPYTDVWTFPPVQYYPGKHPCEKPATMMEHIIKASSREGDLVADFFMGSGATLKAALKHNRRVLGVEMEAERFEQTKTEIVLPGLESFT from the coding sequence ATGAAAAACACTGTTAATTTAAACAGTATTAATTTAGTCAACGACGACTCACTCAGCTATATCAGAACCCTCCCGGACAATTGCATTGATTTAATCGCCACTGACCCTCCGTATTTTCAGGTAAAAACATGTGCCTGGGATAACCAGTGGCCGGACGTTTCTGCTTATCTTTCCTGGCTGGACGAAATGTTGGCAGAGTTCTGGCGGGTACTGAAACCAAACGGCAGCCTGTACCTGTTTTGTGGTTCACGTCTGGCCTCAGATACAGAAATGCTGTTACGGGAGAGGTTCAGCGTTCTCAGCCATATCATATGGGCGAAACCTTCCGGACCGTGGCGGCGGCAAAACAAAGAAAGCCTGCGTTGTTTTTTCCCGTCTACTGAGCGGATCCTGTTTGCAGAGCATTATCAGGGACCGGTAAAAGGAAAAGGCAGTGAGTACCACCAGCGGCGGGATGAACTGAAGAAAAATGTGTTTACCCCGCTGATTGAGTATTTCCGGCAGGCGCGTGATGCATTGGGTATCACGGCAAAAGAAATTGACCAGGCAACCGGCAAGCAGATGTCTTCACACTGGTTCGGGTACAGTCAGTGGCAGTTACCGAATGAAGCAGATTACCGGAAATTACAGGCACTTTTTCAGCGGACAGCTGCAGAGTGTCAGCGAAATAACCCGTTATACCGTGAACATAATGATCTGGTCAGTGAGCAACATACACTCAGGCGTGAATATCACAAACTGGCAGATCGGTATTCGCTGTTACGTCGTTACTTTACGGTATCAGTTGATGTGCCTTATACCGATGTGTGGACTTTCCCGCCGGTTCAGTATTATCCCGGAAAGCACCCCTGTGAAAAACCGGCCACAATGATGGAGCACATCATAAAAGCCAGCAGCCGTGAAGGTGATTTGGTCGCTGATTTCTTTATGGGGTCCGGAGCGACACTGAAAGCCGCACTGAAGCACAATCGCCGCGTTCTGGGTGTGGAGATGGAAGCGGAGCGGTTTGAGCAGACGAAGACTGAAATAGTATTGCCAGGTCTTGAAAGTTTCACGTGA
- a CDS encoding KilA-N domain-containing protein, with the protein MSNLIIVDGINVRRDMAGRYCLNDLHRAAGGEERHKPPYWLRNAQTEQLIAELQICDSGTQPVNVLRGGTEQGTYVCKELVYAYAMWISPSFNLKVIRTFDVVAGTQQAIQLADKVQAGAILLESMAKTLNLSNSSKLGGYQKLQKMAGLPDLAPSYTIDAPAGAVDGSSRPTTSLTTLLKNHNAALSATRAYKRLAELGIVEQKARPGSRGTQRLFWSITTRGLAYGKNMTSPANPRETQPHFFESKSAELLALMMTPAVA; encoded by the coding sequence ATGAGCAATCTGATTATTGTCGATGGTATTAATGTGCGCCGGGATATGGCCGGCCGCTATTGCCTGAATGATTTGCACCGGGCCGCTGGTGGAGAGGAAAGGCATAAACCACCTTACTGGCTGAGAAATGCACAGACAGAGCAACTTATTGCCGAGTTGCAAATCTGCGACTCGGGTACACAGCCGGTAAATGTGTTGCGTGGTGGCACCGAGCAGGGCACCTATGTGTGCAAAGAACTGGTTTATGCCTATGCGATGTGGATCAGCCCTTCATTCAATCTGAAAGTGATCCGCACGTTTGATGTGGTGGCCGGAACACAGCAGGCGATACAGCTGGCTGATAAGGTTCAGGCCGGAGCTATCCTGCTGGAGTCTATGGCGAAAACACTGAATCTGTCGAATTCGTCAAAGCTTGGCGGGTATCAGAAACTGCAAAAGATGGCCGGTCTTCCTGATCTGGCTCCGTCCTATACGATTGATGCACCGGCGGGCGCAGTGGATGGTTCCAGCAGACCGACAACATCTCTGACTACGCTGCTGAAAAATCACAATGCCGCATTGTCTGCGACCAGAGCATACAAACGTCTTGCTGAGCTGGGGATTGTGGAGCAGAAAGCCCGGCCCGGATCCAGAGGTACACAGCGCCTGTTCTGGTCGATAACGACGCGTGGACTGGCATATGGTAAAAACATGACATCCCCGGCAAATCCGCGGGAAACGCAGCCGCATTTCTTTGAGAGCAAATCAGCGGAACTGTTGGCACTGATGATGACTCCGGCGGTGGCCTGA
- a CDS encoding DUF968 domain-containing protein — translation MNYLLTGFVQKDARILMFNPGAEIGNFRNGTRYVVSVAPQCMNGIPSGRVPADAQPLLTDERVLRFLDNPAVIKAAGGLSGSRHYVKSVGYCQINDPENPYHHHELTMTRHKDGFIRTCWHHDNILRAGDVHQQQADEILLHNQRAFVARSIFTDLRLPAGHLLNPSDLFTWSVMRRVSDHLPAFISSYILMQKPEEEITGTMTEHSIVHQSCSHSRIVQEIVEKIKPVVVLKVDPEPPQSFMKIPKYQRWVCPTYLQWVKKQPCCVCGQQADDPHHIIGHGAGGMGTKAHDYEVIPLCRIHHDELHRDPTAWEAKYDSQNEFMAKCLRRAFGLGVFG, via the coding sequence ATGAATTACCTGTTAACCGGCTTTGTCCAGAAAGATGCCCGGATACTGATGTTTAATCCGGGTGCGGAGATCGGTAATTTCCGGAACGGCACCCGTTATGTTGTGAGCGTGGCGCCGCAGTGCATGAATGGTATTCCGTCCGGTCGTGTTCCGGCAGATGCGCAGCCGCTGCTGACAGATGAGCGGGTGCTTCGTTTCCTGGATAATCCCGCCGTGATAAAAGCCGCCGGCGGACTATCCGGATCCCGTCACTACGTTAAATCAGTTGGCTACTGCCAGATTAATGATCCGGAAAACCCTTACCACCACCACGAACTGACCATGACCCGCCACAAAGATGGTTTTATCCGGACATGCTGGCACCATGACAACATCTTGCGGGCGGGTGATGTCCACCAGCAGCAGGCAGACGAAATTCTGTTACACAACCAACGGGCGTTTGTGGCACGCAGCATCTTTACCGATCTGCGGCTGCCGGCCGGTCATCTTCTTAATCCTTCCGATTTGTTCACCTGGTCGGTGATGCGCCGCGTCAGTGATCATCTTCCTGCCTTTATCAGCTCATACATCCTGATGCAGAAACCGGAGGAAGAGATAACCGGCACCATGACAGAGCATTCCATTGTCCATCAATCGTGCTCACACAGCCGGATTGTTCAGGAAATCGTAGAGAAGATAAAGCCGGTCGTTGTTCTTAAAGTGGATCCTGAGCCGCCGCAAAGCTTTATGAAAATCCCGAAATATCAGCGCTGGGTGTGCCCGACGTATCTGCAATGGGTGAAAAAACAGCCGTGTTGTGTGTGCGGGCAGCAGGCAGACGACCCGCATCACATCATCGGTCATGGAGCTGGTGGTATGGGGACAAAGGCACACGACTACGAAGTTATCCCGCTGTGCCGTATTCACCATGACGAGTTACACCGCGATCCGACAGCATGGGAAGCAAAGTACGACAGCCAGAATGAGTTTATGGCGAAATGTTTACGCCGGGCATTCGGCCTCGGTGTTTTTGGTTAA
- a CDS encoding bacteriophage antitermination protein Q, with product MIEHDLQYLRDMATIAMTDHSSRTKGQLEAFEGFVLGNTTRYPRKKPRDITVNGRKVSRETEAVSCWSTHYSVLPMPPIDRVDYQNCSWRRAIMELDEAEQSWLLYCYGKELKFSHQTAITAYVWSEMQERIKGRRVSKKVKERLRALVWLAVQDYTMNKDGYYYQSELAELVGVASDNWCRNYKTHWQELLLICKTLDCGALRKMRNNRLEIRRKNVVGTCKSQ from the coding sequence ATGATTGAGCACGATTTGCAGTACCTGCGGGATATGGCGACTATCGCAATGACTGACCACAGCAGCAGAACCAAAGGCCAGCTTGAAGCATTTGAGGGATTTGTATTGGGAAACACAACGCGCTACCCACGTAAAAAGCCCCGTGATATTACCGTGAACGGCAGAAAGGTAAGCCGGGAAACCGAGGCGGTATCCTGCTGGTCAACACACTATTCCGTGTTACCGATGCCACCTATTGACCGGGTGGACTATCAGAACTGTTCCTGGCGGCGGGCAATTATGGAATTGGATGAGGCAGAGCAGTCCTGGCTGCTGTATTGCTATGGTAAAGAATTGAAGTTCTCACACCAGACGGCTATCACCGCCTATGTATGGAGCGAAATGCAGGAACGGATTAAAGGCCGCCGGGTGTCAAAGAAAGTAAAAGAACGACTCAGGGCGCTGGTATGGCTGGCAGTGCAGGATTACACCATGAACAAAGACGGGTATTACTATCAGTCTGAGCTGGCCGAGCTGGTGGGGGTAGCTTCTGATAACTGGTGCAGAAACTACAAAACACACTGGCAGGAACTGTTGCTTATCTGTAAAACCCTGGACTGCGGGGCATTACGGAAAATGAGAAACAACAGGCTGGAAATACGGCGCAAAAATGTAGTTGGAACTTGCAAAAGTCAATAA
- a CDS encoding RusA family crossover junction endodeoxyribonuclease, with the protein MTLTLPFPPSMNTYWRSPSRGALKGRVLISENGRRFRLNVIADILDHFNGRTPKPVTGDISLKLLLFPPSNHRRDLDNFIKAIQDALTHAGIWNDDSQVKHLDIEWGEKVAGGKSVVTISPYVKRAVYGCA; encoded by the coding sequence ATAACTCTGACCCTCCCGTTCCCGCCGAGCATGAACACTTACTGGCGCTCCCCATCGCGGGGAGCCTTAAAAGGCCGGGTGCTGATCAGCGAAAACGGCCGCCGGTTCCGTCTGAATGTTATTGCTGACATCCTGGATCATTTTAACGGCCGGACACCGAAACCGGTCACCGGTGATATCAGCCTGAAGCTGTTGCTGTTCCCGCCATCGAATCACCGCCGGGATCTGGATAACTTCATCAAGGCGATACAGGACGCACTGACACATGCCGGTATCTGGAATGACGACAGCCAGGTAAAGCATCTTGATATTGAATGGGGTGAAAAAGTCGCTGGTGGTAAATCCGTGGTGACGATCAGCCCCTATGTAAAACGCGCAGTATACGGCTGCGCTTAA
- a CDS encoding Lar family restriction alleviation protein: MSKLIKKTQKLKSCPFCGCADITIHRPSSHGLTLYGVACDVCGVRMKRFDEDEAIAAWNRRPSCTAQ; this comes from the coding sequence GTGAGCAAACTGATTAAAAAGACACAGAAACTAAAATCGTGCCCGTTTTGCGGATGTGCTGATATCACGATACACCGCCCCAGCAGCCACGGCCTGACATTGTACGGTGTTGCCTGTGACGTATGTGGGGTGCGGATGAAACGGTTTGATGAAGACGAGGCGATCGCAGCCTGGAACAGGAGACCGTCATGCACAGCGCAATAA